A portion of the Stigmatella aurantiaca DW4/3-1 genome contains these proteins:
- a CDS encoding carbohydrate ABC transporter permease, which translates to MRWVKKAAFAVLLAVISVYTLFPFYWAIVSSLKTGSELFEVAPWPKEPAWGNYTAVFTAQPFGQNILNSVIVASAVVVLSLALGLTASFALARIQFRGRSTLLLTVLGVSMFPQIAVLSGMFELVRWLGFYNKLPSLILSNLILTLPFTVWVLTTFMRELPKDLEEAAIVDGATPWMIVTKVFLPLLGPAMATTGLLAFISAWNEFLFALTFSQSDNVRTVPVAIALFSGGSAFETPWGVIMAASVIVTVPLVVLVLIFQRKIISGLTAGAVKG; encoded by the coding sequence ATGCGCTGGGTGAAGAAGGCGGCGTTCGCGGTGTTGCTGGCGGTCATCAGCGTCTACACGCTCTTTCCCTTCTACTGGGCCATCGTCTCGTCCTTGAAGACGGGCAGCGAGCTGTTCGAAGTCGCCCCATGGCCGAAGGAGCCCGCCTGGGGCAACTACACGGCGGTGTTCACCGCCCAGCCCTTCGGGCAGAACATCCTCAACTCGGTCATCGTCGCCTCGGCGGTGGTGGTGCTGTCGCTGGCGCTGGGGCTGACGGCTTCGTTCGCGCTGGCGCGCATCCAGTTCCGGGGCCGCAGCACCCTGCTGCTCACGGTGCTGGGTGTGTCCATGTTCCCGCAGATCGCCGTGCTGTCGGGCATGTTTGAACTGGTGCGCTGGCTGGGCTTCTACAACAAGCTGCCGTCGCTGATTCTCTCGAACCTCATCCTCACCCTGCCCTTCACCGTCTGGGTGCTCACCACGTTCATGCGGGAGCTGCCGAAGGACCTGGAGGAAGCGGCCATCGTGGATGGTGCCACGCCGTGGATGATCGTCACCAAGGTGTTCCTGCCGCTGCTGGGGCCCGCCATGGCGACCACGGGGCTCTTGGCGTTCATCTCCGCGTGGAATGAGTTCCTGTTCGCGCTCACCTTCAGCCAGTCCGACAACGTGCGGACGGTGCCGGTGGCCATCGCCCTGTTCAGCGGTGGCAGCGCGTTCGAGACGCCCTGGGGCGTCATCATGGCCGCCTCCGTCATCGTCACCGTGCCCTTGGTGGTGCTGGTGCTCATCTTCCAGCGGAAGATCATCTCCGGTCTCACGGCGGGAGCCGTGAAGGGGTAG